Proteins co-encoded in one Cetobacterium sp. ZOR0034 genomic window:
- a CDS encoding 2-aminoethylphosphonate--pyruvate transaminase, protein MNNNNLTDRPYILLTPGPLTTSSGVRSAMLKDWCTWDNEYNSLVQDMRKRVLDVAEAGDDYTMIPMQGSGTFSVEAVLTSTVGDNEKILILSNGAYGDRMKTICDVARVKNAIYKIEQTETYDLAHLEAILKEDTEITHVAVVHCETTSGILNPIKEIGEIVKKYNKTFIVDAMSSFGGIHFNVPEHKIDFLISSANKCIQGVPGFGFIVAKKSELLKCEGKARSHSLDIFDQWKVMESGNGKWRFTSPTHVVRAFYQALLELEAEGGVKAREARYKENQDKLVKGMADLGFDAIISLDQQSPIITTFYAPNHPEYKFETFYSKLKEHGFVIYPGKLTKEESFRIGNIGEVYSTDIETLIDSIQKSMFWR, encoded by the coding sequence ATGAATAACAACAATTTAACAGATAGACCATACATCCTTTTAACACCAGGACCATTAACGACATCTTCTGGAGTTAGATCAGCTATGCTTAAAGACTGGTGTACTTGGGATAACGAATACAACTCTTTAGTTCAAGATATGAGAAAAAGAGTTTTAGATGTAGCTGAAGCTGGAGATGACTACACTATGATTCCTATGCAAGGAAGCGGAACTTTCTCTGTTGAGGCTGTTTTAACTTCAACTGTTGGAGATAATGAAAAGATTTTAATTCTTTCTAACGGTGCTTATGGAGACAGAATGAAAACTATCTGTGATGTAGCTAGAGTTAAAAATGCTATCTATAAAATTGAGCAAACTGAAACTTATGATTTAGCACACTTAGAGGCTATTTTAAAAGAGGATACAGAGATTACTCATGTTGCTGTTGTTCACTGTGAAACTACATCAGGAATCTTAAACCCAATTAAAGAGATTGGAGAGATTGTAAAAAAATACAACAAGACTTTCATCGTAGATGCTATGTCAAGTTTCGGTGGAATTCATTTTAATGTACCTGAGCACAAAATTGATTTCCTAATCAGTTCAGCTAACAAATGTATTCAAGGTGTTCCTGGGTTTGGATTTATCGTAGCTAAAAAATCTGAGCTATTAAAGTGTGAAGGAAAAGCTCGTTCTCACTCTTTAGATATCTTTGACCAATGGAAAGTTATGGAAAGTGGAAATGGAAAATGGAGATTCACTTCACCAACTCACGTTGTTAGAGCATTCTATCAAGCTCTATTAGAATTAGAGGCTGAAGGAGGAGTAAAAGCTAGAGAGGCAAGATATAAAGAGAACCAAGATAAACTTGTTAAAGGAATGGCTGATTTAGGATTTGATGCTATTATATCTTTAGACCAACAATCACCTATTATAACTACATTCTATGCTCCTAATCACCCTGAGTATAAGTTTGAAACTTTCTATTCAAAGCTAAAAGAGCACGGATTTGTTATCTACCCTGGTAAGTTAACTAAAGAGGAAAGCTTTAGAATTGGAAATATCGGAGAGGTTTACTCAACAGATATCGAAACTTTAATTGACTCTATCCAAAAATCTATGTTCTGGAGATAA
- a CDS encoding putative 2-aminoethylphosphonate ABC transporter permease subunit → MELVFKKSEKLLSEKVRDIIVWAIVAFFIVTLAFPLITLSIKATEDNAGNFIGLQNFVQYLTSPGVMASFFNTVKIASLTMIITLVLGFGYSYGMARSNIKGKTILRFLILLPIFAPTMLHGISLVYLFGRMGVITTGFFGNFPAIATDINLYGPTGIVISEVIYTLPQAYLIISMALQNSDYRLYEAAKTLGTSKLKQFFTITLPSCKYAVFSTATVSFILAFTDFGAPKVVGGNYNVLATDIYKQVIGQQNLGRGAVVSILLLIPAVISFFFEKSLEKKQRDTFNAKSMNYRIESSTGRDIFFYCFCWLIGLSVLGLFITAAVASFVKMWPYNFELTLNNYKFFDFNGGAFHFYKNSVTIALLSALFGTAIAYLGAYICLKTESLTKLRNVIKFFAIVPLALPGMVLGLGYIFFFNMDYIRVPLLGWVGNPFNSIYGTLWILVLVNIVHFFSVAFMTASTSLKKLDKEFEIVSLSMGVPWYKTFFNVTLPLTKHTIGEIFIYYFVNCMTTVSAAVFLYTSKTTLASIAMVNLDEVGDQAKAAAMGILIVGTNLLVKAIYELIKKRYFGRNK, encoded by the coding sequence ATGGAGTTAGTTTTTAAAAAATCTGAAAAACTACTTTCTGAAAAAGTCAGAGATATAATTGTTTGGGCAATCGTAGCATTTTTCATTGTTACATTAGCCTTTCCTCTGATTACTTTAAGCATAAAAGCGACAGAGGATAATGCTGGAAACTTTATTGGATTACAAAACTTTGTGCAGTACCTTACTAGCCCAGGCGTAATGGCTTCATTCTTTAATACAGTTAAAATTGCTAGTTTAACTATGATTATAACTTTAGTTTTGGGATTTGGTTACTCTTACGGAATGGCTAGAAGTAATATAAAAGGAAAGACAATTCTAAGATTTCTAATCCTTCTACCTATATTTGCTCCGACTATGTTACATGGAATTTCACTTGTATATCTTTTCGGAAGAATGGGAGTTATTACAACTGGTTTCTTTGGAAACTTTCCAGCTATAGCAACTGATATAAATCTTTACGGTCCTACTGGAATCGTAATAAGTGAGGTAATCTATACTCTACCTCAAGCTTACTTGATTATATCAATGGCATTACAAAACAGTGACTACAGACTTTATGAAGCTGCGAAAACTCTTGGAACAAGTAAATTAAAACAGTTCTTCACTATAACTTTACCATCTTGTAAATATGCAGTGTTCTCTACTGCGACAGTTTCATTCATTCTTGCTTTCACAGATTTTGGAGCTCCAAAAGTTGTTGGTGGAAACTACAATGTTTTAGCTACAGATATCTATAAGCAAGTAATTGGACAACAAAACTTAGGAAGAGGAGCAGTTGTAAGTATACTTTTACTTATCCCAGCGGTGATATCTTTCTTCTTTGAAAAATCTTTAGAAAAAAAACAAAGAGATACCTTCAATGCAAAGTCGATGAACTACAGAATTGAAAGCTCTACTGGAAGAGATATCTTCTTCTACTGTTTCTGTTGGTTAATTGGTCTTAGTGTTTTAGGACTTTTCATCACAGCAGCAGTTGCATCTTTCGTTAAAATGTGGCCTTATAATTTTGAGCTTACATTGAACAACTATAAATTCTTTGACTTTAACGGTGGAGCTTTCCACTTCTATAAAAACTCGGTAACTATCGCACTGCTTTCAGCTCTATTTGGAACAGCTATAGCATACCTTGGAGCATATATCTGTTTAAAGACTGAGAGTTTAACTAAGCTAAGAAATGTTATCAAATTCTTTGCTATCGTACCTTTAGCTCTTCCCGGAATGGTTTTAGGTTTAGGTTATATCTTCTTCTTCAATATGGATTATATAAGAGTTCCACTACTTGGTTGGGTAGGTAACCCATTCAATAGTATCTACGGAACACTTTGGATTTTAGTTCTTGTAAACATTGTACACTTTTTCTCAGTTGCTTTTATGACAGCATCAACATCTTTGAAAAAGTTGGATAAAGAGTTTGAAATTGTATCTCTATCTATGGGTGTACCTTGGTATAAAACATTCTTCAATGTTACTCTACCACTTACTAAGCACACTATCGGTGAGATTTTTATATACTACTTCGTTAACTGTATGACTACAGTTTCAGCAGCAGTTTTCCTATACACATCAAAAACTACTCTTGCTTCTATAGCAATGGTAAACCTTGATGAAGTTGGAGATCAAGCTAAAGCAGCAGCAATGGGAATCCTAATTGTTGGGACGAACCTTTTAGTAAAAGCAATATATGAATTAATAAAAAAAAGATACTTTGGGAGGAATAAATAA
- a CDS encoding EAL domain-containing protein, with translation MRGIRILIIFLINFSMLFSTEKYIPKNRQEIEYLEKIREKTFKMGIVQKNYFASEKIDGISLNDIIEEMFRDYLDLNIILEKREWDENHSKFKNGDLDIVGYLTPSEDRKNYALFTQGIIEENLVIVSRDKKIDTIGDLDGLKVYVTRESIYEKFLERFIDKNEIHLEYIPISDIGDDRPYSYVDSDLNTIGEKNKLKIGRLPNASLGFIKEHHELVKIVDNALDEKYGLIIKTWFEKRKEKIFKCRLNSLLTKEEKKYLNELPVLRVAYGNIEKISEYSPLENRYVGIAPRIINYISEKMGIQVIERVDLRRANWRGWTQKFLAKEIDVMLLSKTPEREKIFLFTNKLSDMNVYEITNLNLQNKKNKKIGVIKDSIEEKIAREYFVNSDIIPYDNEEKINQDLKKRKLNTILSINAGSYDISKYSIKVLDVVPMNIVLSKDNIILRDILNKAINEFVNMDEFMQDSEITRKKIEIYEKRVHKNLIALIAISCIFLIVLAMHQTLKIFKHKKKNKELLRDELTGLYSRRVYNQFCKKNQTLKGCAILLDLNNFKILNDTYGHDYGDKILIEVGECLRRVFNEEHTFRISGDEFYVFSTCIEDIDLKLKKLKKLFIDSLLLRRYNISFSLGYYYKKENISMMEAFKYADMAMYFAKREKKEWFEEATEEFINKNVRRKKMEILLKKGFDREFYPVFQGKYDLNTGKLIGAEALTRWKNSELGLVSPVEFIPVAEELGMIYKIDYKIAEHAVKETKKLLIKKQVDEDFRMSFNMSAETFRRSDVVSYIFKILERYSLDGKNLEIEITESMFLTDTKDVVSKLKKLNERGVYISIDDFTAGYSTVGLLTTLPIDVVKFDRSLISTICEDSDKGRSVYIGLAKMIKSLKLKVVAEGIEGKEQYEFLREIGINYGQGYYLGKPERILQDSNN, from the coding sequence ATGAGAGGAATAAGAATACTTATTATTTTCTTAATAAATTTTAGTATGTTGTTTTCAACAGAGAAATATATACCGAAAAATAGACAAGAAATAGAGTATCTTGAAAAAATTAGAGAAAAAACATTTAAGATGGGAATAGTTCAAAAAAACTATTTTGCATCAGAAAAAATTGATGGAATATCTTTAAACGATATAATTGAAGAGATGTTTAGAGATTATTTAGATTTAAATATAATTTTAGAAAAAAGAGAGTGGGATGAAAATCATAGCAAATTTAAAAATGGTGATTTAGATATAGTAGGTTACTTAACACCGTCAGAGGATAGAAAGAACTATGCTTTATTCACTCAAGGAATTATAGAAGAAAATTTAGTAATTGTTTCTAGAGATAAAAAGATAGATACAATAGGTGATTTAGATGGATTAAAAGTCTATGTGACTAGAGAAAGTATATATGAAAAATTTTTAGAAAGATTTATAGATAAAAATGAAATTCATTTAGAATATATTCCGATATCTGATATAGGAGATGATAGACCATATTCTTATGTAGATTCAGATTTGAATACTATAGGTGAAAAAAATAAATTAAAAATAGGTAGATTGCCGAATGCTTCTTTAGGTTTTATAAAAGAGCACCATGAACTAGTAAAGATAGTTGATAATGCTTTAGATGAAAAATATGGATTGATAATAAAAACTTGGTTTGAAAAAAGAAAAGAAAAGATATTTAAATGTAGATTGAATAGTCTTTTAACAAAAGAGGAGAAAAAATATTTAAATGAGTTACCAGTATTAAGAGTGGCTTATGGTAATATTGAAAAAATTAGTGAGTATTCACCTTTAGAAAATAGATATGTGGGAATAGCTCCAAGAATAATAAATTATATTTCAGAAAAAATGGGTATTCAAGTTATCGAAAGAGTTGATTTAAGAAGAGCAAATTGGAGAGGATGGACTCAAAAGTTTCTAGCCAAAGAGATTGATGTAATGCTTCTTTCTAAAACTCCAGAGCGAGAAAAAATATTTTTATTTACAAATAAACTGTCAGATATGAATGTATACGAGATAACCAATTTGAATCTTCAAAATAAAAAAAATAAAAAGATAGGAGTAATAAAAGATTCTATTGAAGAGAAAATAGCTAGAGAATATTTTGTAAACAGTGATATTATTCCTTATGATAATGAAGAAAAAATAAATCAAGATTTAAAAAAAAGAAAACTAAATACGATACTTTCTATAAATGCTGGTAGCTATGATATATCTAAATATAGTATAAAAGTTTTAGATGTTGTGCCAATGAATATTGTGTTAAGTAAAGATAATATTATTTTAAGAGATATATTAAATAAAGCTATAAATGAGTTTGTCAATATGGATGAATTTATGCAAGATTCTGAGATTACTAGAAAAAAAATTGAAATCTATGAAAAAAGAGTTCATAAAAATTTAATAGCTTTAATAGCTATTAGTTGTATATTTTTAATTGTCTTAGCAATGCATCAAACTCTAAAAATATTTAAGCATAAGAAAAAAAATAAGGAACTACTTAGAGATGAGTTGACAGGGCTTTATAGTAGAAGAGTGTACAATCAATTTTGTAAAAAGAATCAGACTTTAAAAGGGTGTGCTATTCTTTTGGATTTGAATAATTTTAAGATATTAAACGATACATATGGACATGATTATGGAGATAAGATTTTAATAGAAGTTGGAGAGTGTTTAAGAAGAGTTTTTAATGAAGAGCATACATTTAGAATCTCAGGAGATGAGTTTTATGTTTTTTCAACTTGTATAGAAGATATTGATTTAAAGTTGAAAAAATTAAAAAAATTATTTATAGATTCTCTTTTGCTTAGGAGATATAATATATCTTTTAGTTTGGGTTATTATTATAAAAAAGAAAATATATCAATGATGGAAGCTTTTAAATATGCAGATATGGCGATGTATTTTGCTAAAAGAGAGAAAAAAGAGTGGTTTGAAGAAGCGACAGAAGAGTTTATAAATAAAAATGTAAGAAGAAAAAAAATGGAAATACTTTTGAAAAAAGGTTTTGATAGAGAGTTTTATCCTGTATTTCAAGGAAAATATGATTTGAATACAGGTAAATTGATAGGAGCAGAAGCTTTAACTAGATGGAAAAACTCAGAGTTAGGTTTAGTTTCACCAGTTGAATTTATTCCTGTTGCAGAAGAGCTTGGAATGATTTATAAGATAGATTATAAAATAGCTGAGCACGCAGTTAAAGAAACTAAAAAACTTTTGATAAAAAAACAAGTTGATGAGGATTTTAGAATGTCATTTAATATGTCAGCAGAGACGTTTAGAAGAAGTGATGTTGTAAGTTATATTTTCAAAATTTTAGAAAGATACTCTTTAGATGGAAAAAATTTAGAAATAGAGATTACAGAAAGTATGTTTTTAACAGATACTAAAGATGTAGTTTCAAAATTAAAAAAGCTAAATGAAAGAGGAGTATATATATCAATTGATGATTTTACAGCAGGGTATTCAACAGTTGGATTATTGACAACATTACCAATAGATGTAGTTAAATTTGATAGATCTCTAATATCTACAATATGTGAGGATTCAGATAAAGGAAGAAGTGTTTATATCGGTCTAGCGAAAATGATAAAGAGTTTAAAACTTAAAGTTGTTGCTGAAGGAATAGAGGGAAAAGAGCAATATGAATTTTTAAGAGAGATCGGAATAAATTATGGTCAGGGTTATTATTTAGGAAAACCAGAAAGAATTTTACAAGATAGTAATAATTAA
- a CDS encoding aspartate aminotransferase family protein produces the protein MNKITSEGDINTSQNRKKWQEKNIDFETNNVLRDDEEIFLHQSLSTPCLNVLKKSKGIYLEDISGKIYMDFHGNNVHQVGFGNEDVKKAIINEMETLPFSPRRYTNNSAITLAQKLADKTNGVLNKVLFSPGATSSIGMAMKLARLVTKKDGFLSFWDSFHGASIDAISLGGTAHFRNGIGGLLAGCEHLVPYNSYRPMFDEDTFLNILDYTLEKHGDIAAFFMETIRNTEVEIPSYKLMRGIRDICSKHNTLLVLDETAIAMGRTGKFFAFEHYDIEPDMVVIGKGLGGGIFPISALLTKDEFNIGQYTSLGHYTHEKSSVGCAAANAAIDFIDSNKILEKTSEMEKFLLEKLNTLKDRYEIIGDVRAIGLLFAVELVRDRSTKEKADSEADRILYSCLHSGLSFKVSGGILTLSPPLIIEKPELEKALEILEESIKIENTKLFGGNNNE, from the coding sequence ATGAATAAAATTACATCTGAAGGAGATATCAATACCTCTCAGAACCGTAAAAAGTGGCAAGAAAAAAATATAGACTTTGAAACTAACAATGTTCTTAGAGATGATGAAGAGATTTTTCTTCATCAATCTCTTTCAACACCATGCTTAAATGTTTTAAAAAAATCAAAAGGGATATACTTAGAGGATATCTCTGGAAAAATATATATGGATTTTCATGGAAATAATGTCCACCAAGTTGGATTTGGAAATGAAGATGTAAAAAAAGCTATCATCAATGAGATGGAAACTCTTCCATTCTCGCCAAGAAGATATACGAATAACTCAGCTATAACTTTGGCTCAAAAGCTTGCTGATAAAACAAATGGTGTTTTAAATAAAGTTCTGTTCTCACCAGGTGCAACATCTTCTATCGGAATGGCTATGAAACTAGCAAGACTTGTAACTAAAAAAGATGGTTTCCTTTCTTTCTGGGACTCTTTTCATGGAGCATCTATTGATGCAATCTCTTTAGGTGGAACAGCACATTTTAGAAATGGTATCGGTGGACTTTTAGCTGGATGTGAGCATCTAGTTCCATATAACTCTTACAGGCCTATGTTTGATGAGGATACTTTTTTAAACATCTTAGATTACACTTTAGAAAAGCATGGAGATATCGCAGCATTTTTTATGGAAACAATCAGAAATACAGAGGTAGAAATTCCTTCATACAAACTTATGAGAGGAATAAGAGATATCTGTTCTAAACACAATACTCTTTTAGTTTTAGATGAAACTGCTATAGCTATGGGTAGAACAGGAAAGTTCTTTGCCTTTGAACACTACGATATCGAGCCTGACATGGTTGTTATTGGAAAAGGACTTGGAGGAGGTATATTCCCAATCTCAGCTCTTTTGACAAAAGATGAGTTCAACATTGGACAATACACATCTTTAGGACACTACACTCATGAAAAATCATCAGTTGGATGTGCTGCTGCTAATGCCGCAATCGATTTTATTGATAGCAATAAGATTTTAGAAAAAACATCTGAGATGGAGAAATTCCTTTTAGAAAAATTAAACACGCTGAAAGATAGATATGAGATTATTGGTGATGTGAGAGCAATTGGATTGCTATTTGCAGTAGAGCTTGTTAGAGATAGAAGCACTAAAGAGAAAGCTGACTCTGAAGCCGATAGAATACTTTATAGTTGCCTTCACTCTGGGCTTAGCTTTAAAGTTTCTGGTGGAATTTTAACTCTATCACCACCACTTATTATAGAAAAACCTGAATTGGAAAAAGCTCTAGAGATTCTTGAAGAGAGCATAAAAATTGAAAATACAAAACTTTTTGGAGGAAATAACAATGAATAA
- the phnX gene encoding phosphonoacetaldehyde hydrolase, whose amino-acid sequence MKREIKAVIFDWAGTTVDYGCFAPLDVFVQVFKENGIEITYEEARKPMGMLKIDHIKALLKMERIHALWLKKFNREYTMDDINSLYERFEEVLFASLENFAEPVPGMLELQAELRARKIKIGSTTGYTKEMLDIVAPKAKEFGYCPDFRITSTEVPAGRPHPYMIFQNMITLAIPSRHSVIKIGDTTVDMKEGKNAGVWAVGILKGGSELGLSKDEVESMDSTELKKLMDAAAKRLYAAGADYIVEEVGDLPHIIDVINARMNAEEVI is encoded by the coding sequence ATGAAAAGAGAGATTAAAGCAGTTATATTTGATTGGGCAGGTACTACAGTAGACTATGGATGTTTCGCACCACTTGATGTTTTCGTTCAAGTATTTAAAGAAAATGGAATCGAAATCACTTATGAAGAAGCTAGAAAACCTATGGGAATGTTAAAAATAGATCACATTAAAGCATTATTAAAAATGGAGAGAATACATGCTTTATGGTTAAAGAAATTTAATAGAGAATACACAATGGATGATATCAACTCTTTATACGAAAGATTTGAAGAGGTTCTATTCGCTTCTTTAGAAAACTTTGCAGAACCAGTTCCTGGAATGTTAGAACTTCAAGCTGAATTAAGAGCTAGAAAAATTAAAATTGGAAGTACTACAGGATATACAAAAGAGATGTTAGATATCGTTGCTCCAAAAGCAAAAGAGTTTGGTTACTGTCCTGACTTTAGAATCACATCAACTGAGGTTCCTGCAGGGAGACCACATCCATATATGATTTTCCAAAATATGATAACTTTAGCAATTCCAAGTAGACACTCTGTTATAAAAATTGGAGATACTACTGTTGATATGAAAGAGGGAAAAAATGCTGGAGTTTGGGCTGTTGGAATCTTAAAAGGTGGAAGTGAATTAGGTCTTTCTAAAGATGAAGTAGAATCTATGGATAGTACTGAATTAAAAAAATTGATGGATGCTGCTGCAAAAAGATTATACGCAGCTGGAGCTGACTATATTGTTGAAGAAGTTGGAGACTTACCACATATAATTGATGTTATAAACGCTAGAATGAACGCTGAAGAGGTTATCTAA
- a CDS encoding ABC transporter ATP-binding protein: MSYLKIKNIEKTFGKFKALNNIDFEIERGEFICFLGPSGCGKTTLLRIIAGLETVDSGEIFLKDENITKKHPSKRNMSIVFQSYALFPNLTVGENIAYGMKNKKIPKDIIRKKVDESLELVGLRGQENKYPNELSGGQQQRVALARAISYSPDILLLDEPLSALDAKVREKLRNDIKDLQKKLGITTIMVTHDQEEALSMSDRIIVMDNAKVVQVGTPQDIYEKPANNFIGDFIGKVNKFEINGKKVMARPEDISLADEHTENFFMGTLESWEYMGSYYRLKVNKKNYIIEVDICRNKIAHIPLKKDQHIFLKVERTLGGEVEWS, translated from the coding sequence ATGAGTTATTTAAAAATAAAAAATATTGAAAAAACTTTCGGTAAATTCAAAGCATTAAACAATATAGATTTCGAAATAGAAAGAGGGGAGTTTATCTGTTTCTTAGGACCATCTGGTTGTGGTAAAACAACACTACTTAGAATAATTGCTGGTCTTGAAACTGTTGATAGCGGCGAGATTTTCTTAAAGGATGAGAACATCACAAAGAAACACCCATCAAAAAGAAATATGTCAATCGTATTCCAATCATATGCTCTTTTCCCTAACTTAACAGTTGGTGAAAATATAGCTTACGGAATGAAAAACAAAAAAATACCAAAAGATATAATTAGAAAAAAGGTAGATGAATCTCTTGAGCTTGTTGGTTTAAGAGGACAAGAAAACAAATATCCAAATGAACTTTCAGGGGGGCAACAACAAAGAGTAGCTCTTGCTAGAGCAATATCTTACTCGCCAGATATACTTCTACTAGATGAACCACTTTCAGCACTTGATGCTAAAGTTAGAGAAAAACTTAGAAATGATATAAAAGATCTTCAGAAAAAACTTGGAATCACAACTATTATGGTTACTCATGACCAAGAGGAAGCTCTTTCTATGTCAGATAGAATAATTGTTATGGATAATGCTAAGGTTGTTCAAGTTGGAACGCCTCAAGATATCTATGAAAAACCAGCTAATAACTTTATTGGGGATTTCATAGGAAAAGTTAATAAGTTTGAGATTAATGGAAAAAAAGTTATGGCAAGACCCGAGGATATCTCGTTAGCGGATGAGCATACTGAAAACTTCTTTATGGGAACATTGGAATCGTGGGAGTATATGGGGTCATACTACAGATTAAAAGTTAATAAAAAGAACTACATAATCGAAGTTGATATCTGTAGAAATAAAATTGCTCATATACCTTTAAAGAAAGACCAGCATATATTCCTTAAAGTTGAAAGAACTTTAGGAGGCGAAGTTGAATGGAGTTAG
- a CDS encoding putative 2-aminoethylphosphonate ABC transporter substrate-binding protein — protein sequence MINKKIIGSLLFAGLLVGCGSSEKPTATNNKSKEITVYTALENEQIPEYLTSFKKQYPDIKLNIVRESTGVIVSRVLAEKNNPQADVIWGTAATGLLVLDEANLLKAYSPKDIEKINTKFRDNSGKDPKWVGNNAWMTAISVNTIEMKKLGIEEPKNFADLLKPEYRGLISMPNPASSGTGFLTVSALVQLLGEEQAWQYMADLDKNMGVYTHSGSKPAKTAASGEYPIGISYGYPGIKIKNEGAPINVYFPSEGSGWDSEANALINKKDIKDEAKIFLDWAISEEAMAMYAKSYAIVSREMDVKPPKGFPENPISQLIANDFSWAAANKDRILSNWEAKFGSKTEKN from the coding sequence ATGATTAATAAAAAAATAATTGGTTCACTACTTTTTGCAGGACTTTTAGTTGGATGTGGAAGTTCTGAGAAACCTACTGCTACTAACAATAAAAGCAAAGAGATAACAGTTTATACAGCTTTAGAAAACGAGCAAATACCAGAATATTTAACATCTTTCAAAAAGCAATATCCTGATATAAAGTTAAATATCGTTAGAGAATCTACTGGTGTTATAGTCTCTAGAGTTTTAGCAGAGAAAAACAATCCTCAAGCTGACGTTATATGGGGAACTGCAGCAACTGGATTATTGGTTTTAGATGAAGCTAATCTTTTAAAAGCATACTCACCTAAAGATATAGAAAAAATAAACACAAAATTCAGAGACAACAGTGGAAAAGATCCTAAATGGGTTGGTAATAACGCTTGGATGACAGCAATCTCTGTAAATACTATAGAAATGAAAAAACTTGGAATAGAGGAACCTAAAAACTTCGCCGACCTTCTAAAACCTGAATATAGAGGATTAATCTCTATGCCAAATCCAGCTTCATCTGGAACTGGATTCTTAACTGTTTCTGCTTTAGTTCAACTTTTAGGAGAGGAACAAGCTTGGCAGTATATGGCTGACCTAGATAAAAACATGGGAGTTTATACTCATTCTGGTTCAAAACCTGCAAAAACAGCAGCTTCAGGAGAATATCCAATTGGAATCTCTTATGGATACCCTGGAATTAAAATTAAAAATGAAGGAGCACCTATAAATGTTTACTTCCCTTCAGAAGGATCAGGTTGGGATTCAGAAGCAAACGCTCTTATAAATAAAAAGGATATAAAAGATGAAGCAAAAATCTTCCTAGACTGGGCTATATCTGAAGAAGCAATGGCTATGTATGCTAAATCATATGCAATCGTTTCAAGAGAGATGGACGTTAAACCTCCAAAAGGTTTCCCTGAAAATCCAATATCTCAACTTATTGCAAATGACTTCTCTTGGGCTGCGGCTAACAAAGATCGTATTCTTTCGAATTGGGAAGCTAAGTTTGGTTCAAAAACAGAAAAAAACTAA
- a CDS encoding DeoR/GlpR family DNA-binding transcription regulator, producing MLMNQRRQHILEELNQKNIVYVKELSEKYSVTMETIRKDLEDIVAENMDIQKVYGGAIKSSSVDESYSIREELFSTEKDLLGKKAADLIQDGDCIFLDAGTTVTKLIPHLKTKKNLKIVTVSLAALIEFTKIFSNTENTHRIFFMGGEVKFNLLSTSGTKVALSIGDYFFNKAFLTLDGVSLEKGITSHNCDEAHVTAEVLKHCSENIFMITEEKFNSTKFYKVCNLDSVDTIIASNPEHDFLKKISKNFNVKIY from the coding sequence ATGCTGATGAATCAACGTAGACAACATATTTTAGAGGAATTAAATCAAAAGAATATCGTTTATGTAAAAGAGTTATCAGAAAAATACAGTGTCACTATGGAAACTATTCGAAAAGATTTAGAGGATATTGTAGCTGAAAATATGGATATACAAAAAGTTTATGGGGGAGCTATTAAAAGCTCCTCTGTAGATGAAAGTTACTCTATAAGAGAGGAGCTTTTCTCGACTGAGAAAGATCTGCTTGGAAAAAAAGCTGCTGATCTTATTCAAGATGGTGATTGTATCTTTTTAGATGCTGGAACTACTGTTACAAAACTTATTCCTCATTTAAAAACTAAAAAAAATCTAAAAATTGTAACTGTTTCTTTAGCAGCACTTATTGAGTTTACTAAAATTTTTAGTAACACAGAAAACACTCATAGAATTTTCTTTATGGGTGGAGAGGTAAAATTTAATCTTCTTTCAACTTCTGGAACAAAAGTTGCACTATCAATTGGAGATTATTTCTTCAATAAAGCTTTTTTAACTTTAGATGGTGTATCTCTTGAAAAAGGTATCACATCTCACAACTGTGATGAGGCACATGTGACAGCAGAAGTTTTAAAACACTGTTCTGAAAATATTTTTATGATTACAGAGGAAAAGTTTAACTCTACAAAGTTTTACAAAGTTTGTAATCTAGATTCTGTCGATACAATAATTGCTAGTAATCCCGAGCATGATTTTCTAAAGAAAATTTCTAAAAACTTTAATGTCAAAATCTATTAA